The region TCTGCCAGCCGTCCTAGCGCGTCCTTGGTGTACGGCGCGCAGTGAAACATGAGTTGCGAGACTCCCAGACGCTCAAAGTCGTGCAGGGCGGCGGCGATGTCATCGCTGGAGCCCGACAGGTAGGCCGGGATCGACGACGAGGTCGGCGCGGCGCCGAGGTCAGGATAACTCAGCGCCACCATGGCAGTTAGGCCGACCGTCGACAGGTCGCGCCCGGCGGCCTCGCACGCGTCCCGAAACTTGGCGCGGTGCCCGGCAAAGTCCCCCGACGCGCTGAGATACCCCGACGGATTCCACAGGTCCGCGTGCTGGGCCACAAGCCGCAGCATGCGTGGGCCGGAACCTGCGACCAGGAGCGGCGGCCCCTCCGCCCGCGGCCCCCGCGGGGTAATTTCACAGTCGCGCGCCTGGTAATACGTACCGGCAAAATCCACGCGGCCGGTCCGAATGAGCGGCGCGATGATCTGCAGTGCCTCTTCCAGCCGTCCCACGCGATGGTCAAACGGCATGCCGAAAGCTTGGAATTCAGGTTCGTTCCACCCCGCGCCAATGCCGAGGATGAACCGGCCGTTGCTGACTTCGTCCACGGTGGTGGCCATCTTGGCCAGCACGGCGGGGTTCCTGAACTGATTGCAGAGCACGAGCGTCCCCAACTCGACGGTCTTGGTTGCGTCGGCGAGGGCCGAGAGCACGGTCCAGCATTCCCAGATCCCGC is a window of bacterium DNA encoding:
- a CDS encoding LLM class flavin-dependent oxidoreductase, with the protein product MKIGFVVLLSVRPELGRPHRYAEVREMAIEAEAAGFDSIWLYDHLLYRSPGQPTRGIWECWTVLSALADATKTVELGTLVLCNQFRNPAVLAKMATTVDEVSNGRFILGIGAGWNEPEFQAFGMPFDHRVGRLEEALQIIAPLIRTGRVDFAGTYYQARDCEITPRGPRAEGPPLLVAGSGPRMLRLVAQHADLWNPSGYLSASGDFAGHRAKFRDACEAAGRDLSTVGLTAMVALSYPDLGAAPTSSSIPAYLSGSSDDIAAALHDFERLGVSQLMFHCAPYTKDALGRLAEAARVYRRQRAHT